Proteins from a single region of Mus pahari chromosome 2, PAHARI_EIJ_v1.1, whole genome shotgun sequence:
- the LOC110317111 gene encoding hyaluronidase PH-20, whose product MMGELRFKHLFWGSFFESGGTFQTVLIFLLIPCSLTVDYRAAPIISNTTFLWIWNVPTERCVGKVDDPIDLSFFSLIGSPRKTAVGQPVTLFYVDRLGLYPHIDANQVEHYGGIPQKGDYQAHLTKAMADIKHYIPGDELGLAIIDWEEWRPTWLRNWKPKDNYRNKSIELVQSTDAGLSITEATQKAIEQFEKAGRKFMEGTLQLGKFLRPKQLWGYYLFPDCYNNKFQDPKYDGQCPDVEKKRNDNLNWLWKASTALYPSVYLKKDLKSNRQATLYVRYRVVESIRVSKVGDASDPIPIFVYIRLVFTDRTSEFLLEEDLVNTIGEIVALGTSGIIIWDAMSLAQRAAGCPILHKYMQTTLNPYIVNVTLAAKMCSQTLCNEKGMCSRRKESSDVYLHLNPSHFDIKLTETGKYEVLGNPRVGDLEYFSEHFKCSCFSKMTCEETSDTKNVRYVNVCVGDNVCIKAKVEPNPAFYLLPGKSLLFMTTLAHALHHLPQDIFVFPRKMLVSVP is encoded by the exons ATGATGGGAGAGTTGCGATTTAAGCACCTCTTTTGGGGGAGCTTTTTTGAATCTGGGGGCACATTCCAAACAGTGTTAATCTTTCTTTTGATTCCATGCTCCTTGACTGTGGATTATAGGGCAGCACCAATTATATCAAATACAACTTTCCTTTGGATCTGGAATGTCCCAACTGAACGTTGTGTAGGAAAGGTTGATGATCCAATAGATCTGAGCTTCTTCTCTTTAATTGGAAGCCCCAGGAAAACTGCCGTAGGGCAGCCCGTCACACTATTTTATGTTGATCGACTTGGTTTGTATCCTCACATAGATGCAAACCAAGTAGAACATTATGGAGGAATACCTCAGAAGGGGGATTATCAAGCTCATTTGACCAAAGCTATGGCTGACATAAAGCATTATATTCCAGGAGACGAATTGGGCTTAGCTATCATTGACTGGGAAGAATGGAGGCCCACCTGGTTGAGAAACTGGAAACCTAAGGATAACTACAGGAATAAGTCTATTGAATTGGTCCAATCAACTGATGCAGGACTTAGTATCACAGAAGCCACCCAGAAAGCTATAGAACAATTtgaaaaggcaggaaggaagtttATGGAAGGGACTTTACAACTGGGGAAATTCCTTCGACCAAAACAGCTATGGGGTTATTATCTATTTCCTGATTGTTATAACAATAAATTTCAAGACCCTAAATATGATGGGCAGTGCCCTgatgtggaaaagaaaagaaatgataatcTAAATTGGCTGTGGAAAGCAAGCACCGCCCTCTACCCATCTGTCTATTTGAAGAAGGACTTAAAATCCAATCGACAAGCTACCCTCTATGTCCGCTACCGAGTTGTGGAATCTATCAGAGTGTCCAAGGTTGGGGATGCATCAGATCCAATCCCGATTTTTGTCTATATCCGTCTTGTTTTTACTGATCGTACCTCTGAATTCCTTCTAGAG GAAGACCTTGTGAATACAATTGGTGAAATTGTTGCTCTGGGTACCTCTGGAATTATAATATGGGATGCTATGAGTTTGGCACAACGTGCG GCAGGTTGCCCAATcctacataaatacatgcagacGACCCTGAATCCATACATAGTCAATGTTACCCTAGCAGCCAAAATGTGCAGCCAAACCCTTTGTAATGAGAAAGGCATGtgttcaagaagaaaagaaagttcagATGTGTATCTTCACTTGAACCCAAGTCATTTTGATATTAAATTAACGGAAACTGGAAAGTACGAAGTTCTTGGCAACCCCAGGGTTGGAGACTTGGAATActtttctgaacattttaaatgcaGCTGTTTTAGCAAAATGACATGTGAGGAGACATCTGATACAAAAAATGTACGATATGTGAATGTCTGCGTCGGTGATAATGTTTGTATCAAAGCCAAGGTAGAGCCCAACCCAGCCTTCTACCTCCTACCTGGCAAAAGCCTTCTGTTTATGACAACACTTGCTCACGCCCTGCACCATCTGCCacaagatatttttgtttttccacggAAGATGCTAGTCAGTGTTCCTTAG